One genomic segment of Spirochaetota bacterium includes these proteins:
- a CDS encoding methanol dehydrogenase: protein MGLRVAAFLLCTVLLPAAAQALDVPPLRGRVNDLAGMLSPQAAQALETELAALERTDSTQIVVLTVKSLEGEALEEYSIKVAEQWKIGQKGLDNGAILLVARNDRKIRIEVGRGLEGKLTDLMTGRIIRHEIIPHFKDGDYSGGIETGVRALIAAAKGEYTASDKPGTSRDDGDGGTPLFVIGIVFLIVISIIGKISKILSGAAGAVGLPIAGAIFLPAVGLPMLLILAGVGLVAGLIIPMLAGMSGGGFMGGGFGGFGGGSSGGDGGFSGGGGDFGGGGASDSW from the coding sequence ATGGGCCTGCGCGTCGCGGCATTCCTCCTGTGTACCGTCCTGCTTCCCGCGGCGGCGCAGGCGCTTGACGTACCGCCCCTCCGGGGGAGGGTGAACGACCTCGCCGGCATGCTCTCGCCGCAGGCCGCCCAGGCGCTCGAAACCGAGCTTGCGGCCCTCGAGCGTACCGATTCCACGCAAATCGTGGTACTCACGGTGAAGTCGCTCGAAGGGGAAGCCCTCGAGGAATATTCCATAAAAGTCGCCGAGCAGTGGAAAATCGGGCAGAAGGGGCTCGACAATGGGGCCATACTGCTCGTCGCCCGCAACGACCGAAAGATCAGGATAGAGGTTGGGCGCGGCCTGGAGGGCAAGCTCACCGATCTCATGACGGGCCGGATCATCCGTCATGAAATAATACCGCATTTCAAGGACGGGGATTACTCCGGCGGTATCGAAACCGGTGTCCGCGCGCTCATCGCCGCGGCGAAGGGGGAGTATACGGCTTCGGATAAACCCGGGACGTCCAGGGACGATGGGGATGGGGGAACGCCGCTCTTCGTGATCGGTATAGTGTTCCTGATCGTCATCAGCATTATCGGAAAAATCTCAAAGATACTTTCGGGCGCGGCGGGCGCGGTTGGACTTCCCATCGCGGGAGCCATCTTCCTTCCGGCGGTTGGATTGCCCATGCTTCTCATCCTGGCCGGTGTAGGACTGGTAGCCGGTCTCATCATCCCCATGCTCGCGGGCATGTCGGGCGGCGGTTTCATGGGCGGGGGGTTCGGGGGATTCGGCGGGGGTTCATCCGGGGGCGATGGCGGTTTTTCCGGCGGCGGCGGTGATTTCGGCGGCGGCGGCGCATCGGACAGCTGGTAG
- a CDS encoding LemA family protein, whose translation MKRIVVPILLIFATALVSGCGYNAMQKNEEAVFAAWGDVEAAYQRRADLIPNLVEVVKGYAKHEADTLKAVTEARARVGSIQASPQLVNDPAAFAKFNQAQGELSGALSRLMVVVEKYPDLKANQNFRDLQNQLEGTENRINVARVRYNKSVQDFNVSIRTFPNSVTNSLMLHLERKEPFKADEGAKTAPKVQF comes from the coding sequence ATGAAGAGGATAGTGGTTCCGATATTGCTGATTTTCGCGACCGCGCTCGTTTCGGGGTGCGGATACAATGCCATGCAGAAAAACGAAGAAGCCGTGTTCGCCGCGTGGGGGGATGTCGAGGCCGCGTACCAGCGACGCGCCGACCTTATCCCCAACCTTGTCGAGGTCGTCAAGGGATACGCGAAGCACGAGGCCGATACGCTCAAGGCGGTCACCGAGGCGCGCGCGAGGGTAGGCTCGATCCAGGCGTCGCCGCAGCTCGTCAACGATCCCGCCGCCTTCGCGAAATTCAACCAGGCGCAGGGCGAGCTTTCCGGCGCGCTCTCGCGGCTCATGGTGGTCGTCGAAAAATATCCCGACCTCAAGGCAAACCAGAATTTCAGGGATTTGCAGAACCAGCTCGAGGGTACGGAAAACAGGATCAACGTCGCGCGCGTGCGGTATAACAAGTCCGTGCAGGACTTCAACGTGAGCATCCGCACATTCCCCAACAGCGTCACCAATTCGCTCATGCTGCACCTCGAGCGCAAGGAGCCCTTCAAAGCCGATGAAGGTGCGAAGACCGCTCCCAAGGTCCAGTTCTAG